From a single Raphanus sativus cultivar WK10039 chromosome 3, ASM80110v3, whole genome shotgun sequence genomic region:
- the LOC130494553 gene encoding uncharacterized protein LOC130494553, with amino-acid sequence MEPPKDQNTPEKSSSGSCTNCGEPTISEPSPLASLPEMSPPPNYRPIRAPAINLPHNSQAIILSPVPHAEQVPVLSPPYQFEPPVKRIHSPDDIRRFHESPSFNNFLGFIVSLSESIRGHKISDPCHVSPTVASIVSTLDTLLQWIDEIPPVQMSSRYGNVSFRSWHERLAERGESLILEILLLPDDESLRGSTIEIAPYFFDSFGNSSRIDYGTGHETNFAAWLYCLARIGIVEEGDHHGVVARVFVKYLELMRKLQMVYCLEPAGSHGVWGLDDYHFLPFIFGSSQLVDHKYMKPKSIHNDDVLENFSSEYMYLSCIAFVKKVKKGLFAEHSPLLDDISGVPNWKKVNSGLLKMYRVDVLEKVPIMQHFLFGSLIKWEE; translated from the exons ATGGAACCTCCGAAGGATCAAAACACGCCGGAGAAATCATCCTCCGGTTCCTGTACTAACTGCGGCGAACCAACGATCTCCGAACCGTCACCTCTAGCTTCACTACCCGAGATGTCACCTCCACCAAACTACCGCCCGATCCGAGCTCCCGCCATCAACCTCCCACACAACTCTCAAGCCATCATCCTCTCCCCCGTTCCTCACGCCGAGCAAGTCCCCGTCCTCTCTCCCCCCTACCAATTCGAGCCCCCCGTCAAGAGAATCCACTCCCCAGACGACATCCGCCGCTTCCACGAATCACCTTCTTTCAACAACTTCTTAGGGTTCATAGTCTCTCTTTCCGAATCCATCCGCGGACACAAAATCTCAGATCCTTGCCACGTGTCACCAACCGTCGCCTCCATAGTCTCAACCCTCGACACCTTACTGCAATGGATCGACGAGATCCCTCCCGTTCAGATGTCGTCTCGCTACGGAAACGTCTCGTTCCGATCGTGGCACGAGAGGCTCGCTGAGAGAGGCGAATCCCTCATCCTCGAGATTCTTCTTCTCCCCGACGACGAATCGCTCAGAGGCTCCACGATCGAGATCGCTCCGTACTTCTTCGACAGCTTCGGGAACTCGAGCAGGATCGATTACGGGACGGGGCACGAGACGAACTTCGCGGCGTGGCTGTATTGCTTAGCGAGGATTGGGATCGTCGAGGAGGGAGATCACCACGGCGTCGTGGCTAGGGTTTTCGTTAAGTATCTCGAATTGATGAGGAAGTTGCAGATGGTGTACTGCTTGGAGCCTGCTGGGTCCCACGGAGTGTGGGGCCTTGATGATTACCATTTCTTGCCGTTTATATTTGGGAGCTCTCAGTTGGTTGATCACAAGTATATGAAACCCAAGTCGATTCATAACGATGATGTTTTGGAGAATTTCTCTAGTGAGTATATGTACCTGTCTTGTATCGCGTTTgtgaagaaggtgaagaagggCTTGTTCGCTGAGCACTCGCCGTTGCTTGATGATATTAGCGGCGTGCCGAACTGGAAGAAAGTGAATAGCGGTTTGCTTAAGATGTATAGAGTTGATGTGCTCGAGAAGGTTCCCATTATGCAGCATTTCCTCTTTGGCTCGCTCATCAAATG GGAGGAGTGA
- the LOC108845013 gene encoding uncharacterized protein LOC108845013 — protein sequence MENSDSLGITRSWQRPEPGMVKCNVHANWRNEGSLVGGAWISRDHQGNVLHHARDAFTSSPNRLAAELRCTIWALQSLKDLGYNNVIIGLDLKTAFQAISNAKLWPRYRHLLSQFDHLRRGFICVRFEHESTASNVIAHDIAQSVLRDGILRSYLALGGPAWLHNRIRNEASNVNC from the coding sequence ATGGAAAATTCAGATAGCCTAGGCATCACACGTTCTTGGCAAAGACCTGAACCAGGTATGGTTAAGTGCAATGTTCATGCTAACTGGAGGAATGAAGGATCACTGGTTGGTGGCGCTTGGATATCTAGAGATCATCAAGGCAATGTTTTGCATCACGCTAGAGATGCCTTCACGAGCTCCCCGAACAGACTTGCAGCTGAATTAAGATGTACTATCTGGGCTCTGCAAAGTTTGAAAGATCTTGGCTATAACAATGTTATCATTGGACTGGATCTTAAAACGGCTTTTCAAGCTATCTCAAATGCAAAGCTTTGGCCTAGGTATCGTCATCTTCTATCTCAGTTTGATCACCTACGACGAGGATTTATATGTGTTCGGTTTGAACATGAATCTACTGCGTCCAACGTTATTGCTCATGATATCGCCCAGAGTGTACTGCGTGATGGCATACTCAGATCTTATCTGGCTTTGGGAGGACCAGCATGGCTTCACAACAGAATCCGGAACGAGGCTTCAAACGTCAACTGCTAG
- the LOC130494315 gene encoding uncharacterized protein LOC130494315 translates to MTLGLLSAIGRSFRRKRASSLDILSPKRAPRDFYKGKNCKPTGFHTKKGGYVVQHDKLPNYVIPDLTGFKLKPYVSQCPIEVNKTTEASK, encoded by the exons ATGACGCTAGGGTTGTTATCAGCGATTGGAAGATCATTCCGAAGAAAGCGAGCGTCTTCTCTTGATATTCTCTCTCCCAAACGAGCTCCCAGAGATTTCTACAAGGGCAAAAACTGCAAACCTACTGGTTTCCACACCAAAAAag GAGGATATGTTGTGCAGCATGATAAATTACCAAACTACGTAATCCCTGATCTCACCGGCTTTaag CTGAAACCATACGTGTCTCAGTGCCCTATAGAGGTCAACAAAACAACTGAAGCTTCCAAGTGA
- the LOC108845895 gene encoding F-box/kelch-repeat protein At4g38940-like, with the protein MARAKRFSPPCTISLLQVTSFKLLSLLLSSLCETQISLLKFSLLAGHSFNRLSEKMELPLIPSLPDDVTVDIVARVPRSHYPTLSLVSKSFRNLIASPKLYKRRSQLGITQHRLYAVLRNRKTGEFSFYILHRNLNGYNRLVPVQSLPFMSSRGSCVPVGSKVYVFNDLSVLIFDSTSHTVERAPDIPQRMSYKEVNVIGKKVYVIGDAFSHYVEETAWETVWQKAVTVFDTETQSWEPKPRLVTEDMAVGIGPFWSDSVVMDGKIYLKTRKKDCSSVYVPEERKWELMDEVLNSKDWKGACVVENVLYYHDHSGKALRVYDPKQGCWSVVNGLEEFLAVETARSGWCDAVNYGPNRLALFFPKRQYGEKMICCAEIALERRQGGEIWGKVQWCHIVIGGERFDMVEYVAVTV; encoded by the exons atggcgcgg GCGAAGAGGTTCTCTCCTCCATGCACCATCTCTCTCTTACAAGTTACAAGCTTTAAGCTTTTGTCTCTTTTGCTCTCGAGTCTGTGCGAAACCCAAATCTCCTTGCTGAAATTCTCGCTTCTTGCAG gACACTCATTCAACCGTTTGTCTGAAAAGATGGAGCTGCCACTGATTCCGTCACTCCCCGACGACGTCACTGTTGACATCGTAGCTCGAGTGCCCAGAAGCCACTACCCGACACTCTCCCTCGTTTCCAAGAGTTTCAGGAATCTCATTGCCTCTCCTAAGCTCTACAAGAGACGATCTCAGCTAGGCATCACCCAACACCGTCTCTACGCCGTCCTCCGCAACCGCAAAACCGGTGAATTCAGTTTCTACATCCTCCACCGGAATCTCAACGGTTACAACCGGTTGGTGCCTGTCCAGTCACTTCCTTTCATGTCTTCCCGTGGAAGCTGTGTACCGGTTGGTTCGAAGGTGTACGTGTTTAACGACCTTTCAGTGCTCATCTTTGACTCAACGTCTCACACGGTTGAGCGGGCCCCAGACATTCCTCAGCGGATGTCTTATAAAGAGGTTAACGTCATCGGGAAGAAGGTTTACGTAATTGGTGATGCGTTTTCTCATTATGTCGAGGAGACAGCGTGGGAGACAGTGTGGCAAAAGGCAGTCACGGTGTTTGATACAGAAACACAATCGTGGGAGCCTAAGCCTAGGTTGGTAACGGAAGACATGGCTGTTGGTATAGGTCCCTTTTGGTCTGATTCTGTTGTGATGGATGGTAAGATTTACCTGAAAACTCGCAAAAAGGACTGCTCTTCTGTTTATGTACCAGAGGAAAGGAAATGGGAGTTGATGGACGAGGTGTTGAACTCTAAGGACTGGAAGGGTGCATGTGTGGTTGAGAACGTCTTGTACTATCATGACCATTCCGGGAAGGCGTTGAGGGTGTATGATCCGAAGCAGGGCTGTTGGAGTGTTGTCAATGGTTTGGAGGAGTTTTTGGCTGTGGAGACTGCTCGTTCAGGTTGGTGCGATGCTGTGAACTACGGTCCGAATAGGCTGGCTCTCTTCTTTCCTAAAAGACAGTACGGCGAGAAGATGATTTGCTGTGCAGAGATTGCTTTGGAAAGGCGCCAAGGAGGAGAGATTTGGGGTAAGGTGCAGTGGTGTCATATTGTCATTGGCGGTGAGCGTTTTGACATGGTGGAATATGTGGCTGTCACGGTTTGA
- the LOC108845016 gene encoding uncharacterized protein At4g02000-like has protein sequence MSLEDDVPIVLPEDDDFSAVERNSHSLLGRFLNPPCQNMSRMLRQMPKIWKVYDRVRGIALTRESFQFIFELESDIQTVLKQGFWTFDDWGMALDRWVECPPSNFLQTAPVWLRISNIPVNYFTIKTIDAVAGAIGYVKEIEWDPEKPLLQNYVRVQVVLDLNLPVREKKSLTLPKGGGTAMIDVEYERIRKKCFHCFRLSHEKQVCPVLKGTRTGNGK, from the coding sequence ATGTCGTTGGAAGATGACGTACCAATTGTGCTACCAGAAGATGATGACTTTAGCGCAGTAGAACGGAACAGTCATAGCTTACTGGGTAGATTTCTCAACCCTCCGTGTCAGAATATGTCAAGAATGCTCCGTCAGATGCCGAAGATCTGGAAGGTGTATGATCGGGTTCGTGGAATCGCCTTGACAAGGGAGAGCTTTCAGTTCATATTTGAACTGGAATCGGATATACAAACGGTGCTGAAACAAGGTTTTTGGACCTTTGATGATTGGGGGATGGCGCTTGATAGATGGGTGGAATGCCCTCCCAGCAATTTCCTACAAACTGCGCCAGTATGGCTCAGGATTTCTAATATCCCAGTTAACTATTTCACAATTAAAACCATTGATGCGGTAGCTGGGGCCATTGGTTATGTGAAAGAGATTGAATGGGACCCTGAGAAACCTCTATTACAGAACTATGTTAGAGTTCAAGTAGTGTTAGACCTCAACCTCCCAGTGCGTGAGAAGAAGAGCTTAACACTACCAAAAGGAGGTGGCACTGCTATGATAGACGTGGAGTACGAGAGGATCAGGAAAAAGTGCTTTCACTGCTTCAGACTATCACATGAGAAACAAGTGTGTCCTGTCCTTAAAGGCACACGAACGGGGAACGGTAAATGA
- the LOC108844091 gene encoding uncharacterized protein LOC108844091, with amino-acid sequence MEPPKDQHTPEKSSSGSCTNCAGLTISEPSPLASLPEMSPPPNYRPIRAPAINLPHNSQAIILSPVPHAEQVPVLSPPYKFEPPVKRIHSPDDIRRFHESPSFNNFLGFIVSLSESIRGHKISDPCHVSPTVAAIVSTLDTLLQWIDEIPPAQMSSRYGNVSFRSWHERLAQRGESLILELLLPDDESLRGSSAEIAPYFFDSFGNSSRIDYGTGHETNFAAWLYCLARIGIVEEGDHHGVVARVFVKYLELMRKLQMVYCLEPAGSHGVWGLDDYHFLPFIFGSSQLVDHKYMKPKSIHNDDVLENFSSEYMYLSCIAFVKKVKKGLFAEHSPLLDDISGVPNWKKVNSGLLKMYRVDVLEKVPIMQHFLFGSLIKWEE; translated from the exons ATGGAACCTCCGAAGGATCAACACACGCCGGAGAAATCATCCTCCGGTTCCTGTACTAACTGCGCCGGACTAACGATCTCCGAACCCTCACCTCTAGCTTCACTACCCGAGATGTCACCGCCACCAAACTACCGCCCGATCCGAGCTCCAGCAATCAACCTCCCACACAACTCTCAAGCCATCATCCTCTCCCCCGTTCCTCACGCCGAGCAAGTCCCCGTCCTCTCTCCCCCGTACAAATTCGAGCCCCCCGTCAAGAGAATCCACTCCCCAGACGACATCCGCCGCTTCCACGAATCACCTTCTTTCAACAACTTCCTAGGATTCATAGTCTCTCTCTCCGAATCCATCCGCGGACACAAAATCTCAGATCCCTGTCACGTGTCACCAACCGTCGCCGCCATAGTCTCAACCCTCGACACCTTACTGCAGTGGATCGACGAGATCCCTCCCGCTCAGATGTCGTCACGCTACGGAAACGTCTCGTTCCGATCGTGGCACGAGAGGCTCGCTCAGAGAGGCGAATCCCTCATCCTCGAGCTTCTTCTCCCCGACGACGAATCGCTCAGAGGCTCATCGGCCGAGATCGCTCCGTACTTCTTCGACAGCTTCGGGAACTCGAGCAGGATCGATTACGGGACGGGGCACGAGACGAACTTCGCGGCGTGGCTGTATTGCTTAGCGAGGATTGGGATCGTCGAGGAGGGAGATCACCACGGCGTCGTGGCTAGGGTTTTCGTTAAGTATCTCGAATTGATGAGGAAGTTGCAGATGGTGTACTGCTTGGAGCCTGCTGGGTCCCACGGAGTGTGGGGCCTTGATGATTACCATTTCTTGCCGTTTATATTTGGGAGCTCTCAGTTGGTTGATCACAAGTATATGAAACCCAAGTCGATTCATAACGATGATGTTTTGGAGAATTTCTCTAGTGAGTATATGTACCTGTCTTGTATCGCGTTTgtgaagaaggtgaagaagggCTTGTTCGCTGAGCACTCGCCGTTGCTTGATGATATTAGCGGCGTGCCGAACTGGAAGAAAGTGAATAGCGGTTTGCTTAAGATGTATAGAGTTGATGTGCTCGAGAAGGTTCCCATTATGCAGCATTTCCTCTTTGGCTCGCTCATCAAATG GGAGGAGTGA